TTCTTATCTTCCACATTTGCTCATTATATCTCTGGAATTCTTGCTAAACTTACAACAACTGGAAGTAGTGCCGAAAGCAATTGGCTATCAAATCTAGGAAATTGGTTTATGGGCAATCCTGATTTATCATCTGAACCTGTAGCAACACTGATGCAATACAATAGTATTTATGCTCAAATAGGTTTTGTCACAATATTTATCTCAATTTTCGTTATGATAATATCACCATTTATTAAAAAATTGATGCATGGTGTTCACTAAAAAATATAATGATATGAAAAACACCCTTTTAATTTGTGCCCTTTTAATTGGCTCTTTAAACCTCTATTCTCAAGAAAAAAACGATGGTTGGCTACTAAATTTTGACGAAGCAGCAGAACTATCCATGAAAACTGGAAAACCTATTCTTGCTAACTTTACAGGTAGTGATTGGTGCGGTTGGTGTATTAGACTAAAAAAAGAAGTCTTTGTAACCCCTGCCTTTAAAAAATGGGCTAAAGAAAATGTTATTCTTCTTGAACTTGACTACCCTAGACGAGTACCACAAACTGAAGAAATCAAAAAACAAAATCGAGAGCTTCAACAATTCTTTAAAGTAAGAGGTTATCCGACACTACATATGTTCAATGTTGGAGTAGCAGACGGAAAAACTCAAATTACTGCTTTAGGTAAAATGGGTTATTTAGCTGGTGGACCAACACCTTGGATTGCCAATGCAAATAATTATCTTAAAAAATAAATAATGAAACAACTCTTATTCACTTTAATGGTTTTCATTTTGCCATTTGTAGTAGTTTCTTGCAATGAAAATACTGCTAATCAAGTAAAAAAAGAAACCGACCTTAAACAAATCATTCAGTCAAATAATGCTTATTCAGCTATTAAATGGATATCATTAGAAGAACTTGAAAATAAAATGAAAAAGTCACCTCGTAAAGTGATATTATTATTTACCAAAAAAGGTTGTCCATACTGTAAGGAGATGAAAGAAACTACTCTTATTGACCCAGAAGTAATTAAATTAATTAATGAAAATTATTATGCAGTTACTCTAGATGGCAAATCTAAGGAAGCTATTACTTTCAAAGGTGTAACCTATACCAATGATGCTTCAATTGAAGAAGACCCAAAATCAACGTGGAGACATAATTTATTTGCCGAATTGGTAGAGCCATATAATGGCGGTTATTATTGGCCTTCCACAGTAATACTCGACACCAATCTTGATTTGATTAAAAGTTTTCCTGGCTCACAAAAACCTCCTCAGTTTAAGCGATTGCTGATGAACTATATGAGATAAAAATCTCGTGAAAAATCTAATAAAAAAAAGGTCTTGCAAATGCAAGACCTTTTTTGTTGGGTGGATGATGGGATTCGAACCCACGACCCTCGGTACCACAAACCGATGCTCTAACCAACTGAGCTACAACCACCGTTGGGACGGCAAATATATAAATTTAGAAAAAATATTAGCCTAATTTTATATAAAAAACTACCTTTGATAATACCATGGCCACAACTAAAAAATATCAGAGTCTTAATATTTCTGGAATGACTTGTGCTAATTGTGCAAAAGGAATCGAAAAACACCTCACTAAAAAAGGATTTAAAGAAGTAAAAGTCGATTTTGCTAATGCTGAAGCTCATTTTTTATCTAAAAACATAGAGATAGATGATGTCATTAAAGAAATTGAATCTATTGGTTTTCAAGCCAATACTGAAGAAATTGAGGAGGATAATACAGTAGAAAAATTATTTGCGTTTTGTCTCATTCTGACTATTCCTTTGTTTAGTCATATGTTTTTAAATGAAAATCATATTCTACATAATCCTATTATTCAGTTTTTTTTGGCTTTACCTGTTTACATTGTTGGTTGCTACTATTTTGGTACAAGTGCTTGGAATTCACTAAAATCAAAAGTACCAAACATGGACGTTTTGATAATGATGGGCACTACGGCAGCATTTTTCTATAGCGTAACAGGAACTTTAATATTTTGGGGTACTCCAGAAGCTCATAATTTTTTGTTTTTTGAAACAACAGCTACTATAATAACTCTAGTCCTTTTAGGCAATGTTTTAGAGCATCGCTCGGTAAAACAGACTACCACAGCGATAAAGGAACTCAGCTCAATTCAAAACCTAGAAGCGAAAAGGGAGAGAAAAGATGGCTCAATAGAAATTATTTCTTTCAAAAACATCATTAAAGATGATGTCCTACTAGTTAATTCTGGAGATAAAGTGCCAACAGATGGTATTATCATATCAGGAGAAGGTTTTTTTGATGAATCCATGATGACTGGTGAAAGCCATTCTATTCTTAAAAAAAGTAATGAAGAAGTAATTGGAGGCACACTGTTACTTGATGGTAACATTAAAATGATTGCCAAAAAAGTGGGTGAAGAAACTGTTTTATCTCACATCATTAAATTGGTTAAAAGTGCCCAAAATAATAAGCCTAACATACAACGCCTCGGTGACAAGGTCAGTGGTATTTTTGTGCCTCTTGTTTTATTTATATCTCTATTTACTTTCATACTAAATCATTACGCCTTTGACATCAGCCTATCAGATTCTGTTATGCGAGCAATAGCGGTATTAGTTATTTCATGTCCTTGTGCGATGGGCTTAGCAACACCAACAGCCGTAATGGTAGGTTTAGGACGAGCAGCTAAAAATGGAATTCTAATTAAAGGTGGTAATACTTTAGAAGAGTTTGCAAAAGTCAAAAATATAG
Above is a window of Flavobacteriales bacterium DNA encoding:
- the cadA gene encoding cadmium-translocating P-type ATPase; protein product: MATTKKYQSLNISGMTCANCAKGIEKHLTKKGFKEVKVDFANAEAHFLSKNIEIDDVIKEIESIGFQANTEEIEEDNTVEKLFAFCLILTIPLFSHMFLNENHILHNPIIQFFLALPVYIVGCYYFGTSAWNSLKSKVPNMDVLIMMGTTAAFFYSVTGTLIFWGTPEAHNFLFFETTATIITLVLLGNVLEHRSVKQTTTAIKELSSIQNLEAKRERKDGSIEIISFKNIIKDDVLLVNSGDKVPTDGIIISGEGFFDESMMTGESHSILKKSNEEVIGGTLLLDGNIKMIAKKVGEETVLSHIIKLVKSAQNNKPNIQRLGDKVSGIFVPLVLFISLFTFILNHYAFDISLSDSVMRAIAVLVISCPCAMGLATPTAVMVGLGRAAKNGILIKGGNTLEEFAKVKNIVFDKTGTLTTGDFKIDNLVCKESDNEDVTNLIYTLEMHSSHPIAKSFIKELEEKAELLELEEIQEVKGQGIQAKWKGNFYQLGSAKFVNHEDQTHQIYLYKNNSFFAGVNCSDEIKHDLKETISKLKQQGLTTTILSGDKVSKCEFVGQAIGINNIYGEHLPHEKLEKIDELNKNGLTAMVGDGINDAPALAKAHVGISLGGSTEVAIESAQVVLLNTDNLKQIDTAYKISKHTLKTIKQNLFWAFSYNIVAIPIAALGFLNPMWGALFMAFSDVIVIGNSLRLKKKNINN
- a CDS encoding thioredoxin family protein, whose product is MKNTLLICALLIGSLNLYSQEKNDGWLLNFDEAAELSMKTGKPILANFTGSDWCGWCIRLKKEVFVTPAFKKWAKENVILLELDYPRRVPQTEEIKKQNRELQQFFKVRGYPTLHMFNVGVADGKTQITALGKMGYLAGGPTPWIANANNYLKK
- a CDS encoding thioredoxin family protein; translated protein: MKQLLFTLMVFILPFVVVSCNENTANQVKKETDLKQIIQSNNAYSAIKWISLEELENKMKKSPRKVILLFTKKGCPYCKEMKETTLIDPEVIKLINENYYAVTLDGKSKEAITFKGVTYTNDASIEEDPKSTWRHNLFAELVEPYNGGYYWPSTVILDTNLDLIKSFPGSQKPPQFKRLLMNYMR